The proteins below come from a single Larimichthys crocea isolate SSNF chromosome II, L_crocea_2.0, whole genome shotgun sequence genomic window:
- the riok1 gene encoding serine/threonine-protein kinase RIO1: MSVVGCVPGQFDDAEEDSAQSDLSVMQSQMSDVTMQPSSEQQQDDDYDDDEDEEVDEDWAWGSGDLTKKYNRTSVNSQSNRQNPSNKNLPLTPSDKALRKYEHKINLDKLNFADSVINKVMTMQKQKDANTYRVKDKSDRATVEQVLDPRTRMILFKMLSRGVISEINGCISTGKEANVYHANTSTGVSRAIKIYKTSILLFKDRDKYVSGEFRFRHGYCKGNPRKMVRTWAEKEMRNLIRLQTAGIPSPEPLLLRSHVLLMSFIGKENRPAPLLKNALLSDSKARELYLQVLQNMRKMFQEARLVHADLSEFNMLYHEGNAYIIDVSQSVEHDHPHALEFLRKDCSNVNEFFVKRGVAVMTVRELFDFITDPSITSHNIDQYLEKAMVIAAERTSEQRSDQDRVDEEVFKKAYIPRTLTEVSHYEQDVDLMKSKEESAIRKNDDNVLYQTLTGLKKDLSGVQTVPALLEDESSSSEEDEEDEEDEEKDEQQQSEETSMDKKEKKKIVKEAQREKRKNKVPKHVKKRKEKVSKMKKGR; this comes from the exons ATGTCGGTCGTCGGGTGCGTACCTGGACAGTTTGATGATGcagaggaggacag CGCCCAATCAGACTTGTCAGTTATGCAGAGTCAGATGAGTGATGTCACTATGCAGCCTtcatcagagcagcagcaggatgacgattatgacgatgatgaggatgaggaggtcGATGAAGATTGGGCGTGGGGTTCTGGAGATCTGACTAAAAAATACAACCGGACGAGTGTGAACTCTCAG tccaacagacagaaTCCGTCCAATAAGAATCTGCCATTGACTCCATCTGACAAAGCTCTGAGGAAGTACGAACACAAGATCAACCTGG ATAAACTGAATTTCGCTGACTCAGTGATCAATAAAGTGATGACgatgcagaaacagaaagacgCCAACAC GTACAGAGTGAAGGACAAATCAGATCGAGCCACTGTCGAGCAG GTTTTAGATCCTCGAACTCGAATGATTCTCTTCAAGATGTTGAGTCGAGGAGTCATCAGTGAGATCAATGGCTGCATCAGTACAGGGAAGGAG GCGAATGTTTATCATGCCAACACATCAACTGGAGTGAGCCGAGCGATCAAAATCTACAAAACCTCGATTCTGCTGTTTAAAGACCGTGACAAATACGTGAGCGGAGAGTTTAG GTTCCGGCATGGTTACTGTAAAGGAAACCCTCGGAAGATGGTGAGAACGTGGGcagagaaggagatgaggaaCCTCATCAG ACTGCAGACGGCAGGAATCCCGAGTCCAGAACCTCTCCTTCTCAGAAGTCATGTTCTGCTGATGAGCTTCATCGGAAAAGAGAACAG GCCGGCTCCTCTGCTGAAGAACGCTTTATTGTCGGACTCAAAGGCCCGTGAGCTCTACCTGCAGGTTCTACAGAACATGAGAAAGATGTTCCAGGAGGCCCGACTTGTCCATGCCGACCTCAGCGAGTTCAACATGCT ATATCACGAGGGAAACGCTTACATCATCGACGTGTCACAGTCGGTGGAACACGATCATCCTCACGCTCTCGAGTTCCTCAGGAAAGACTGCAGCAACGTGAACG AATTCTTTGTGAAGCGTGGCGTTGCGGTGATGACGGTCCGAGAGCTGTTTGACTTCATTACTGACCCGTCGATCACCTCCCATAACATTGACCAGTACCTAGAGAAG GCAATGGTGATCGCAGCTGAGCGGACGTCGGAGCAGCGATCAGATCAGGACCGAGTAGACGAGGAG GTGTTTAAGAAGGCCTACATCCCCCGCACGCTGACAGAGGTGAGTCATTACGAGCAAGACGTCGATCTGATGAAGTCGAAGGAGGAGTCCGCCATCCGAAAAAATGACGACAAT GTTCTATATCAGACACTGACCGGACTGAAGAAGGATCTATCAGGAGTTCAAACG GTTCCTGCTCTCCTGGAGGATGAGTCTTCATCctcagaggaggatgaagaggacgaagaggatgaggagaaagatgagcagcagcagagtgaggaAACCTCCATGGacaaaaag gagaagaagaagattgtAAAAGAagctcagagagaaaaaagaaagaacaaagtgccaaaacatgtgaagaagaggaaagagaaagtgtCTAAGATGAAGAAAGGAAGATGA
- the rpp40 gene encoding ribonuclease P protein subunit p40 isoform X1 yields the protein MSADLGRTPRSVLVSDRSSFRDEKNRLSSQVEQLHLSYKVSVLLPECSSPPAHLDTVFNSFNSFYLIRKLPVYELLDKHFLESAVYQGSVYGLSYRTRIDEDSCVALTPNGHLSLSLCLFAGHLSLSLDKDAFELLGVEGKPSRFNHRTNCRYVVSVDLTDSSMAPGGRGYQRLLTGLRSRLQLKTDFLLSHHPGGGASLQALLSRYDWSEHRPEISSHTLTHLSCPSMQSCDPHSFLEWIGAVDADISCENSSNSFLSSLVCPEPNTTLSQALRVSVCGLLLPQDIHRLIQQIRCYLEQPRLASWVSLTVHGFADSPVSWGGNEHGVLRGGENFYSLLMFHDHTYHLHLATGAHDTCPP from the exons ATGTCAGCTGATCTGGGTCGGACTCCGCGGTCCGTGCTGGTCTCGGATCGGTCCAGTTTCCGGGATGAGAAGAACCGGCTGAGCTCGCAGGTGGAGCAGCTACACCTGAGCTACAAG GTATCTGTACTGCTGCCAGAGTGTAGCTCCCCCCCTGCTCACCTGGACACTGTATTCAACAGTTTCAACAGTTTCTACCTGATCAGGAAGCTGCCGGTCTACGAACTGTTGGACAAACACTTCCTGGAGAGCGCTGTGTACCAAG GAAGTGTGTATGGTTTGTCGTACAGGACGAGGATTGATGAAGACAGCTGTGTCGCTCTGACACCAAACG gtcacctgtctctctctctctgtctctttgcaggtcacctgtctctctctcttgataAAGACGCCTTTGAGTTGTTGGGAGTTGAAGGGAAACCGTCAAGATTCAACCACAGAACAAACTGCAGATACG TCGTCTCTGTTGATTTGACGGACAGCAGCATGGCTCCTGGTGGGCGGGGCTACCAGAGACTCCTCACAGGTCTGAGGTCACGACTTCAACTGAAGACAGACTTCCTGCTGTCGCATCATCCAG GAGGTGGAGCATCTCTGCAGGCCCTCCTGTCTCGCTATGATTGGTCGGAGCACAGACCTGAGATCAGCAGTCACACCCTGACACACCTGTCCTGCCCCTCCATGCAGTCATGTGACCCCCACAGCTTCCTGGAGTGGATTGGAGCTGTGGATGCCGACATAAGCTG tGAGAACTCATCCAACAGCTTCCTGTCCTCCCTCGTGTGTCCTGAGCCAAACACCACGTTAAGTCAAGCTCTGAGGGTCTCCGTCTGCGGACTGCTGCTTCCTCAAGACATCCACCGACTCATCCAGCAGATCAG GTGTTACCTGGAGCAGCCTCGGTTGGCGTCCTGGGTGTCGCTGACAGTTCACGGTTTTGCTGACAGTCCAGTGTCATGGGGTGGAAACGAGCACGGAgtgctgagaggaggagagaactTCTACAGTCTGTTAATGTTCCACGACCACACCTACCACCTCCACCTGGCTACAGGAGCACACGACACCTGTCCGCcgtga
- the rpp40 gene encoding ribonuclease P protein subunit p40 isoform X2 has translation MSADLGRTPRSVLVSDRSSFRDEKNRLSSQVEQLHLSYKVSVLLPECSSPPAHLDTVFNSFNSFYLIRKLPVYELLDKHFLESAVYQGSVYGLSYRTRIDEDSCVALTPNGHLSLSLDKDAFELLGVEGKPSRFNHRTNCRYVVSVDLTDSSMAPGGRGYQRLLTGLRSRLQLKTDFLLSHHPGGGASLQALLSRYDWSEHRPEISSHTLTHLSCPSMQSCDPHSFLEWIGAVDADISCENSSNSFLSSLVCPEPNTTLSQALRVSVCGLLLPQDIHRLIQQIRCYLEQPRLASWVSLTVHGFADSPVSWGGNEHGVLRGGENFYSLLMFHDHTYHLHLATGAHDTCPP, from the exons ATGTCAGCTGATCTGGGTCGGACTCCGCGGTCCGTGCTGGTCTCGGATCGGTCCAGTTTCCGGGATGAGAAGAACCGGCTGAGCTCGCAGGTGGAGCAGCTACACCTGAGCTACAAG GTATCTGTACTGCTGCCAGAGTGTAGCTCCCCCCCTGCTCACCTGGACACTGTATTCAACAGTTTCAACAGTTTCTACCTGATCAGGAAGCTGCCGGTCTACGAACTGTTGGACAAACACTTCCTGGAGAGCGCTGTGTACCAAG GAAGTGTGTATGGTTTGTCGTACAGGACGAGGATTGATGAAGACAGCTGTGTCGCTCTGACACCAAACG gtcacctgtctctctctcttgataAAGACGCCTTTGAGTTGTTGGGAGTTGAAGGGAAACCGTCAAGATTCAACCACAGAACAAACTGCAGATACG TCGTCTCTGTTGATTTGACGGACAGCAGCATGGCTCCTGGTGGGCGGGGCTACCAGAGACTCCTCACAGGTCTGAGGTCACGACTTCAACTGAAGACAGACTTCCTGCTGTCGCATCATCCAG GAGGTGGAGCATCTCTGCAGGCCCTCCTGTCTCGCTATGATTGGTCGGAGCACAGACCTGAGATCAGCAGTCACACCCTGACACACCTGTCCTGCCCCTCCATGCAGTCATGTGACCCCCACAGCTTCCTGGAGTGGATTGGAGCTGTGGATGCCGACATAAGCTG tGAGAACTCATCCAACAGCTTCCTGTCCTCCCTCGTGTGTCCTGAGCCAAACACCACGTTAAGTCAAGCTCTGAGGGTCTCCGTCTGCGGACTGCTGCTTCCTCAAGACATCCACCGACTCATCCAGCAGATCAG GTGTTACCTGGAGCAGCCTCGGTTGGCGTCCTGGGTGTCGCTGACAGTTCACGGTTTTGCTGACAGTCCAGTGTCATGGGGTGGAAACGAGCACGGAgtgctgagaggaggagagaactTCTACAGTCTGTTAATGTTCCACGACCACACCTACCACCTCCACCTGGCTACAGGAGCACACGACACCTGTCCGCcgtga
- the rpp40 gene encoding ribonuclease P protein subunit p40 isoform X3 translates to MSADLGRTPRSVLVSDRSSFRDEKNRLSSQVEQLHLSYKVSVLLPECSSPPAHLDTVFNSFNSFYLIRKLPVYELLDKHFLESAVYQGSVYGLSYRTRIDEDSCVALTPNVVSVDLTDSSMAPGGRGYQRLLTGLRSRLQLKTDFLLSHHPGGGASLQALLSRYDWSEHRPEISSHTLTHLSCPSMQSCDPHSFLEWIGAVDADISCENSSNSFLSSLVCPEPNTTLSQALRVSVCGLLLPQDIHRLIQQIRCYLEQPRLASWVSLTVHGFADSPVSWGGNEHGVLRGGENFYSLLMFHDHTYHLHLATGAHDTCPP, encoded by the exons ATGTCAGCTGATCTGGGTCGGACTCCGCGGTCCGTGCTGGTCTCGGATCGGTCCAGTTTCCGGGATGAGAAGAACCGGCTGAGCTCGCAGGTGGAGCAGCTACACCTGAGCTACAAG GTATCTGTACTGCTGCCAGAGTGTAGCTCCCCCCCTGCTCACCTGGACACTGTATTCAACAGTTTCAACAGTTTCTACCTGATCAGGAAGCTGCCGGTCTACGAACTGTTGGACAAACACTTCCTGGAGAGCGCTGTGTACCAAG GAAGTGTGTATGGTTTGTCGTACAGGACGAGGATTGATGAAGACAGCTGTGTCGCTCTGACACCAAACG TCGTCTCTGTTGATTTGACGGACAGCAGCATGGCTCCTGGTGGGCGGGGCTACCAGAGACTCCTCACAGGTCTGAGGTCACGACTTCAACTGAAGACAGACTTCCTGCTGTCGCATCATCCAG GAGGTGGAGCATCTCTGCAGGCCCTCCTGTCTCGCTATGATTGGTCGGAGCACAGACCTGAGATCAGCAGTCACACCCTGACACACCTGTCCTGCCCCTCCATGCAGTCATGTGACCCCCACAGCTTCCTGGAGTGGATTGGAGCTGTGGATGCCGACATAAGCTG tGAGAACTCATCCAACAGCTTCCTGTCCTCCCTCGTGTGTCCTGAGCCAAACACCACGTTAAGTCAAGCTCTGAGGGTCTCCGTCTGCGGACTGCTGCTTCCTCAAGACATCCACCGACTCATCCAGCAGATCAG GTGTTACCTGGAGCAGCCTCGGTTGGCGTCCTGGGTGTCGCTGACAGTTCACGGTTTTGCTGACAGTCCAGTGTCATGGGGTGGAAACGAGCACGGAgtgctgagaggaggagagaactTCTACAGTCTGTTAATGTTCCACGACCACACCTACCACCTCCACCTGGCTACAGGAGCACACGACACCTGTCCGCcgtga
- the cdyl gene encoding chromodomain Y-like protein isoform X1: MATEEFYEVERIVDKRKSKKGKVEYLVRWRGYGSEGDTWEPESHLSTCMIYVHDFNRQYAERQRDNTLLRSTRSSPSHHCSPAHRPSCRPLPTATTRSDISGGLTGDCDQTKSALSPTHLPHPASVSSQQPLLAGRFSSSLMPASLAGSARRSVDLSKTGIKILVPKSPMNSHLDSEESPSEAAHGLEAGAQEAHLVPPEVALLEKPAGVQLGPGEERARMGTRPRNQNTLSPPQVPLTPAALCSFGSTGNSPLIDAVAANGMSGVQSAVAGVTSATGKRRLEERSAFDKRLRFSVRQTESAYRYRDIVVKKQDGFTHILLSTKSSENNTLNPEVMKEIQSAMATAASDDSKLVLLGAVGSIFCCGLDFLYFIRRLTDDRKKESIKMAETIRTFVNTFIQFRKPIVAAVNGPALGLGAAILPLCDVVWANEKAWFQTPYTSYGQTPDACSSFTFPRIMGLASANELLLSGRKLTAQEACLKGLVSQVLWPGTFTQEVILRIKELVTVNSQVLRESKALMRNTSRSALEQANELRGGWSRTLLVLVLIRVCGSSVCPLLDQVHVNRVEMK, encoded by the exons ATGGCTACGGAAGAGTTCTACGAG GTGGAGAGGATCGTGGATAAGAGGAAAAGTAAGAAGGGGAAGGTGGAGTACCTGGTCAGGTGGCGAGGTTACGGTTCAGAGGGGGACACCTGGGAGCCAGAGAGTCACCTGTCCACCTGTATGATCTACGTCCACGACTTCAACCGTCAGTACGCTGAGCGGCAGAGAGACAACACGTTACTGCGCTCCACCCGCAGCTCTCCCAGCCACCACTGCAGCCCCGCCCACAGGCCGTCCTGCAGGCCGCTGCCCACTGCCACCACTCGCAGTGACATCAGTGGAGGTCTAACTGGAGACTGTGATCAGACCAAATCTGCTCTCAGCCCGACTCACCTGCCCCACCCGGCCTCCGTCAGTTCCCAGCAGCCTCTTCTGGCCGGCAGGTTTAGCAGCAGTCTGATGCCGGCGTCTCTGGCTGGTTCAGCCCGTCGCAGCGTGGATTTGTCCAAGACTGGCATCAAAATCCTGGTTCCTAAGAGTCCAATGAATAGCCACCTGGACTCAGAGGAGTCTCCCAGTGAGGCTGCTCATGGCTTGGAGGCTGGAGCTCAAGAGGCTCACCTGGTCCCACCTGAGGTCGCCCTGCTGGAAAAACCTGCAGGAGTCCAGCTGGGgcctggagaggagagggctcGCATGGGGACCAGGCCACGCAACCAGAACACCCTGTCCCCTCCCCAAGTACCCCTAACACCTGCAGCCTTGTGCTCCTTCGGCAGCACAG GTAACTCACCTTTGATTGATGCTGTCGCTGCCAATGGGATGTCTGGTGTTCAGAGTGCTGTTGCTGGGGTGACCAGTGCAACGGGGAAACGACGTCTAGAGGAACGCTCAGCTTTCGACAAACGTCTGAGGTTCAGTGTTCGCCAAACGGAGAGTGCTTACCGTTACCGCGACATTGTGGTGAAGAAACAAGATGGTTTTACCCACATCCTGCTGTCGACCAAGAGCTCCGAGAACAACACGCTTAACCCTGAG GTGATGAAGGAGATCCAGAGTGCCATGGCGACAGCAGCATCAGATGACAGTAAGCTGGTGTTACTTGGTGCTGTTGGAAGCATCTTCTGCTGCGGCCTTGACTTCCTGTATTTCATCAGACGCCTGACGGACGACAGGAAGAAGGAGAGCATCAAGATGGCCGAGACAATCAG GACTTTCGTCAACACCTTCATCCAGTTCAGGAAGCCGATTGTAGCAGCAGTGAACGGGCCGGCGCTTGGCCTGGGTGCCGCCATCCTGCCACTCTGTGATGTGGTGTGGGCCAATGAGAAAGCCTGGTTCCAGACGCCATACACATCTTATGGCCAGACTCCAGATGCCTGCTCGTCCTTCACCTTCCCCCGCATCATGGGCCTCGCATCG GCTAACGAGCTGCTGCTGAGTGGCAGGAAGTTGACGGCTCAGGAGGCGTGTCTTAAAGGTCTGGTGTCTCAGGTTCTCTGGCCGGGAACGTTCACGCAGGAAGTGATACTGCGAATCAAAGAGCTGGTGACCGTGAACTCGCAG gTTCTTCGGGAGTCCAAAGCTCTGATGAGGAACACCAGCCGCAGTGCTCTGGAGCAAGCTAATGAGC TAAGAGGAGGCTGGAGTCGGactctgctggttctggttctgatacGAGTCTGCGGCTCCTCAGTCTGTCCTCTCTTAGACCAGGTCCATGTCAACAGGGTCGAGATGAAATGA
- the cdyl gene encoding chromodomain Y-like protein isoform X2: MATEEFYEVERIVDKRKSKKGKVEYLVRWRGYGSEGDTWEPESHLSTCMIYVHDFNRQYAERQRDNTLLRSTRSSPSHHCSPAHRPSCRPLPTATTRSDISGGLTGDCDQTKSALSPTHLPHPASVSSQQPLLAGRFSSSLMPASLAGSARRSVDLSKTGIKILVPKSPMNSHLDSEESPSEAAHGLEAGAQEAHLVPPEVALLEKPAGVQLGPGEERARMGTRPRNQNTLSPPQVPLTPAALCSFGSTGNSPLIDAVAANGMSGVQSAVAGVTSATGKRRLEERSAFDKRLRFSVRQTESAYRYRDIVVKKQDGFTHILLSTKSSENNTLNPEVMKEIQSAMATAASDDSKLVLLGAVGSIFCCGLDFLYFIRRLTDDRKKESIKMAETIRTFVNTFIQFRKPIVAAVNGPALGLGAAILPLCDVVWANEKAWFQTPYTSYGQTPDACSSFTFPRIMGLASANELLLSGRKLTAQEACLKGLVSQVLWPGTFTQEVILRIKELVTVNSQVLRESKALMRNTSRSALEQANERECEALKRVWGSSQGTDSILQYLQRRTEIC, from the exons ATGGCTACGGAAGAGTTCTACGAG GTGGAGAGGATCGTGGATAAGAGGAAAAGTAAGAAGGGGAAGGTGGAGTACCTGGTCAGGTGGCGAGGTTACGGTTCAGAGGGGGACACCTGGGAGCCAGAGAGTCACCTGTCCACCTGTATGATCTACGTCCACGACTTCAACCGTCAGTACGCTGAGCGGCAGAGAGACAACACGTTACTGCGCTCCACCCGCAGCTCTCCCAGCCACCACTGCAGCCCCGCCCACAGGCCGTCCTGCAGGCCGCTGCCCACTGCCACCACTCGCAGTGACATCAGTGGAGGTCTAACTGGAGACTGTGATCAGACCAAATCTGCTCTCAGCCCGACTCACCTGCCCCACCCGGCCTCCGTCAGTTCCCAGCAGCCTCTTCTGGCCGGCAGGTTTAGCAGCAGTCTGATGCCGGCGTCTCTGGCTGGTTCAGCCCGTCGCAGCGTGGATTTGTCCAAGACTGGCATCAAAATCCTGGTTCCTAAGAGTCCAATGAATAGCCACCTGGACTCAGAGGAGTCTCCCAGTGAGGCTGCTCATGGCTTGGAGGCTGGAGCTCAAGAGGCTCACCTGGTCCCACCTGAGGTCGCCCTGCTGGAAAAACCTGCAGGAGTCCAGCTGGGgcctggagaggagagggctcGCATGGGGACCAGGCCACGCAACCAGAACACCCTGTCCCCTCCCCAAGTACCCCTAACACCTGCAGCCTTGTGCTCCTTCGGCAGCACAG GTAACTCACCTTTGATTGATGCTGTCGCTGCCAATGGGATGTCTGGTGTTCAGAGTGCTGTTGCTGGGGTGACCAGTGCAACGGGGAAACGACGTCTAGAGGAACGCTCAGCTTTCGACAAACGTCTGAGGTTCAGTGTTCGCCAAACGGAGAGTGCTTACCGTTACCGCGACATTGTGGTGAAGAAACAAGATGGTTTTACCCACATCCTGCTGTCGACCAAGAGCTCCGAGAACAACACGCTTAACCCTGAG GTGATGAAGGAGATCCAGAGTGCCATGGCGACAGCAGCATCAGATGACAGTAAGCTGGTGTTACTTGGTGCTGTTGGAAGCATCTTCTGCTGCGGCCTTGACTTCCTGTATTTCATCAGACGCCTGACGGACGACAGGAAGAAGGAGAGCATCAAGATGGCCGAGACAATCAG GACTTTCGTCAACACCTTCATCCAGTTCAGGAAGCCGATTGTAGCAGCAGTGAACGGGCCGGCGCTTGGCCTGGGTGCCGCCATCCTGCCACTCTGTGATGTGGTGTGGGCCAATGAGAAAGCCTGGTTCCAGACGCCATACACATCTTATGGCCAGACTCCAGATGCCTGCTCGTCCTTCACCTTCCCCCGCATCATGGGCCTCGCATCG GCTAACGAGCTGCTGCTGAGTGGCAGGAAGTTGACGGCTCAGGAGGCGTGTCTTAAAGGTCTGGTGTCTCAGGTTCTCTGGCCGGGAACGTTCACGCAGGAAGTGATACTGCGAATCAAAGAGCTGGTGACCGTGAACTCGCAG gTTCTTCGGGAGTCCAAAGCTCTGATGAGGAACACCAGCCGCAGTGCTCTGGAGCAAGCTAATGAGCGTGAGTGTGAAGCCCTGAAGAGAGTTTGGGGCTCATCACAGGGAACTGACTCCATTCTGCAGTACCTGCAGAGGAGAACTGAGATCTGCTAG
- the LOC104932679 gene encoding protein disulfide-isomerase TMX3 yields MPSISLSSVDMLDRRNTLLLSVPLVLVLVVSGFAFVVELDDTFMETRGADDVWLIKFYAPWCTFCKQLDPVWHQIGSELRSLGSLINVGKSDTTKSTGLAKDFRVMNYPAILMLKKDVKYNYPGPRTKEGIMDFANRVAGPLVRSLSSVQLFQHAMQRHNVMIVYVGATSPLKGNFSSVANELIVHTFFFSASRDVLPKTVSLPSLPAVVVFKDGTYFTFNEELDGDLKSWINRERFPNYFKIDSYTLYSMGESGKLVLVVLVEEKGQCEESLRFKGLVEKVAADYREIYSRHFHFGFMEGSDYINGYVMGQVTLPFIIALNLSNDGYFLPLGAMETERHLLDFLNGILDGTIQGQGGNCAYQRMSRLIYDIRVTLTLVFIQAPLLGCLLVSIPLTMVAMFCYLCCKHRPTQSDDDDSVAMFAPSLPRRKQTNKKSD; encoded by the exons ATGCCCTCAATCTCTCTTTCATCAGTCGACATGTTGGACAGGAGGAACACTCTGCTGCTATCAG tgcctctggttctggttctggtggtGTCTGGGTTTGCCTTCGTAGTGGAGCTCGATGATAC CTTCATGGAGACGAGAGGAGCTGACGATGTCTGGCTCATCAAA TTTTACGCCCCCTGGTGTACATTCTGTAAACAGCTGGATCCTGTTTGGCATCAGATCGGATCAGAACTCAGGAGTCTCGGATCTCTGATCAATGTCGGCAAATCCGACACCACCAAAAGCACAG gtttgGCCAAAGACTTCAGGGTCATGAATTATCCAGCCATCCTCAT gttgAAGAAAGATGTGAAATATAATTATCCAGGACCGAGAACCAAAGAGGGAATCATGGACTTTGCAAATCGAGTTGCAGG GCCGTTGGTTCGATCTCTAAGTAGCGTGCAGCTCTTCCAACATGCCATGCAACGCCACAATGTCATGATTGTTTACGTGGGAGCCACATCACCACtgaag ggAAACTTCTCATCAGTAGCCAATGAGCTGATCGTTcacacattcttcttctctgcatccAGAGACGTCCTGCCGAAG accGTCTCCCTCCCGTCTCTGCCAGCTGTGGTGGTTTTTAAAGATGGAACCTACTTCACTTTCAATG aGGAACTTGACGGTGACCTGAAGTCGTGGATCAACAGAGAACGTTTCCCAAACTACTTCAAAATCGACAGCTACACGCTGTATTCCATGGGAGAGTCAG GTAAactggtgctggtggtgctggtagAGGAGAAGGGTCAGTGTGAGGAAAGTCTGAG GTTTAAAGGTCTTGTGGAGAAAGTGGCTGCAGACTACAGAGAGATCTACAGCAG ACACTTCCATTTTGGCTTCATGGAGGGCAGTGACTACATTAATGGATATGTGATGGG TCAGGTGACCCTGCCCTTCATCATTGCGCTTAATCTATCCAATGACGGCTATTTCCTGCCACTGGGCGCCATGGAGACAgagcgccacctgctggactTCCTGAATGGAATTCTAGACGGCACCATCCAG GGTCAGGGAGGAAACTGCGCCTATCAACGCATGAGCCGCCTCATTTATGACATTAGAGTCACACTGACA CTGGTGTTCATCCAGGCTCCGCTACTTGGCTGCCTCCTGGTCAGCATCCCACTCACCATGGTGGCCATGTTCTGCTACCTCTGCTGTAAGCATCGACCCACCCAgagcgatgatgatgacagcGTCGCAATGTTCGCTCCATCGTTACCACGCCGCAAGCAGACCAACAAAAAGTCTGACTGA